One genomic segment of Profundibacter amoris includes these proteins:
- the tsaE gene encoding tRNA (adenosine(37)-N6)-threonylcarbamoyltransferase complex ATPase subunit type 1 TsaE: MCSRSVSLTLSSSDETASLARHIAPLLTAGDVLLLDGPIGAGKSFFARTLILDLLPVPEDIPSPTFTLVQIYDAPDFEIWHCDLYRLSTPYEVQELGIEDAFQDAVCLIEWPDRLGDLTPPDALTLALSLTDMPGERNAVITATDPKWFPLLESLDV, from the coding sequence ATGTGCAGTCGTTCCGTTTCCCTTACCCTGTCCTCCAGCGACGAAACCGCCAGTCTGGCCCGCCATATCGCACCGCTTTTGACTGCGGGTGATGTGCTGTTGCTGGACGGGCCGATCGGGGCCGGCAAAAGCTTTTTCGCCCGTACCCTGATCCTTGATCTGCTACCTGTACCCGAAGACATCCCGTCACCCACCTTCACTCTGGTCCAAATCTACGACGCCCCCGATTTCGAGATCTGGCATTGCGATCTATATCGCCTGTCCACCCCTTACGAGGTGCAGGAACTGGGCATCGAAGACGCGTTCCAGGATGCCGTTTGCCTGATTGAATGGCCCGACCGTCTGGGCGATTTGACCCCACCCGACGCGCTAACACTGGCCCTTTCGCTGACCGACATGCCCGGGGAACGCAACGCCGTGATAACCGCCACCGATCCCAAATGGTTCCCCCTGCTGGAGTCGCTGGATGTCTGA
- a CDS encoding PAS-domain containing protein, translating into MASQQKNSHAIIPLDKTETTYLFDDTTLIDASPSARKQLPRQTGDETDWQRFITAFSPRFSTLANDLRTLAQTGSMTILPDDPDDPTRINAEWQDGYARLTIFETGPAPEKPLIDPVNLSALESELETLRNTAKLAPYLVWKETRDGQINWANTAYLDLATTLHPENANSWPPKRLFTLLAEASTSPQPEMKRVSIKGKKPDEVLWFDLVCKKTNETTLCFATPADSIVQAETSLKGFVQTLTKTFAHLSIGLAVFDKNRQLALFNPALTDLTRLPIDFLSIRPTLFAFLDRLRENQMMPEPKDYKSWRHQMLALEEAAADGTYEETWTLPGGQTYRVNGRPHPDGAVALLFEDISAEISLTRNFREELEIGQAVLDALDDAVVVFSQTGMITISNAAYASLWGVDPGTSFAEMSITDATRSWQDICDPTPLWGHLREFVGDPDDRRNWFGDATLDDGRQLECQISPLAGGATMVKFHVKPAPKKPAKKRNTPRKTPAKT; encoded by the coding sequence ATGGCATCACAGCAAAAGAACAGCCACGCTATCATACCGCTGGATAAAACCGAAACCACCTATCTGTTTGACGATACCACTTTGATCGACGCCTCGCCCAGCGCCCGAAAACAATTGCCCCGCCAAACCGGTGACGAAACAGATTGGCAACGGTTTATCACCGCTTTCTCTCCTCGGTTTTCAACTCTTGCCAATGACCTAAGGACACTCGCCCAAACCGGATCAATGACCATCTTGCCGGATGATCCGGATGATCCAACCCGCATCAATGCCGAATGGCAGGATGGTTATGCCCGCCTTACCATCTTTGAAACCGGCCCCGCCCCCGAAAAACCGCTGATTGATCCCGTTAACCTGTCCGCGCTTGAATCCGAACTGGAAACCCTGCGCAATACCGCCAAACTGGCCCCTTATCTGGTCTGGAAGGAAACCCGTGACGGGCAAATCAACTGGGCCAACACCGCCTATCTGGATCTGGCCACCACCCTGCATCCCGAAAATGCCAACAGTTGGCCACCCAAACGCCTGTTCACCCTTTTGGCCGAGGCCAGCACATCCCCGCAGCCGGAAATGAAACGTGTCTCTATCAAGGGCAAAAAACCGGACGAGGTGCTGTGGTTCGATCTGGTTTGCAAAAAGACCAACGAAACAACCCTGTGTTTTGCCACACCGGCGGACTCAATCGTGCAGGCGGAAACCTCGCTCAAGGGGTTCGTGCAAACCCTGACCAAAACCTTTGCCCATCTGTCCATCGGGTTGGCCGTGTTTGACAAAAACCGCCAGTTGGCCCTGTTCAATCCGGCCCTGACCGACCTGACCCGCCTGCCGATTGATTTCCTCAGCATCCGCCCAACGCTTTTTGCATTCCTTGACCGGTTGCGCGAAAACCAGATGATGCCGGAACCAAAGGATTACAAAAGCTGGCGCCACCAGATGCTGGCACTGGAAGAAGCCGCAGCAGATGGTACCTACGAGGAAACCTGGACATTGCCCGGCGGTCAAACCTACCGCGTGAACGGACGGCCGCATCCGGACGGGGCTGTGGCCCTGTTGTTCGAAGACATCAGCGCCGAAATATCCCTGACCCGCAATTTCCGCGAGGAGCTGGAGATTGGACAGGCCGTTCTGGACGCGCTGGATGATGCCGTCGTGGTGTTTTCCCAGACCGGTATGATCACCATTTCCAACGCCGCCTATGCCAGCCTGTGGGGGGTCGACCCCGGCACATCCTTTGCCGAGATGAGCATCACCGACGCCACCCGCAGCTGGCAAGATATTTGCGACCCGACCCCGCTGTGGGGCCACCTGCGTGAATTCGTTGGTGATCCGGATGATCGGCGCAACTGGTTCGGTGACGCCACGCTTGACGATGGCAGGCAGTTGGAATGCCAAATCAGCCCGCTGGCCGGTGGCGCGACAATGGTCAAATTCCACGTTAAGCCAGCCCCGAAAAAACCCGCCAAAAAACGCAATACCCCACGAAAAACCCCTGCCAAGACATGA
- the regB gene encoding sensor histidine kinase RegB, whose amino-acid sequence MTDSSADPYIRHSRSDWISLRTFIVLRWIAIFGQIAAITVAVRYYNLQLNLGLCFVVIGASTVANLVAMAVYPENKHLTETQLLLMFLFDISQLSLLLFLTGGLHNPFSLLVLVPVAISASILQARPTIILGLVTITFTTLIGFYHIPLRTGDGTVLIMPDVFIFGFWVAIIIGTVFLGLYERRVTTEIDSMADALLATQMALSREQKLTDLGGVVAAAAHELGTPLATIKLVSTELIDDLADMPQQKEDVELIRDQTDRCRDILRSMGQIGKDDLHLRYAPLSAVVEEAAAPHMNRGKPVTITVLPDEGTAGSGQPDVRRQPEIIHGLRNLIQNAVDFASTRVWVDVQWSDSRIAIKIIDDGKGFPPHLIRRIGDPFVHTRRPPENQHKRPGYEGMGLGLFIAKTLLERSGADLSFANGCDPFLSKSERPERCGAIVQVVWPRTVISRSKSQAKRDVGENQPMQV is encoded by the coding sequence ATGACAGATTCTTCTGCCGACCCCTATATCCGCCACAGCCGGAGCGACTGGATCAGCCTGCGTACCTTCATTGTGCTGCGCTGGATCGCAATTTTCGGGCAGATTGCGGCGATCACCGTTGCGGTGCGCTATTATAACCTGCAACTGAACCTTGGTCTGTGTTTTGTGGTGATCGGTGCCTCGACTGTGGCCAATCTGGTGGCAATGGCGGTTTACCCCGAGAACAAGCATTTGACCGAAACCCAGCTTTTGCTGATGTTCCTGTTCGACATTTCGCAACTGTCGCTGCTGTTATTCCTGACCGGCGGGCTGCACAATCCGTTTTCCCTGCTTGTGCTTGTGCCGGTGGCGATTTCCGCCTCGATCCTTCAGGCCCGCCCCACGATTATTCTGGGCCTTGTCACAATCACCTTTACCACACTGATCGGGTTTTATCACATCCCGTTGCGCACAGGGGATGGCACTGTGCTGATCATGCCGGATGTGTTTATTTTCGGGTTCTGGGTCGCGATTATCATCGGCACGGTTTTTCTGGGTCTATACGAGCGGCGCGTCACCACCGAGATTGACTCGATGGCCGATGCGCTACTGGCCACACAAATGGCCCTGTCGCGTGAACAGAAACTGACCGATCTGGGCGGCGTGGTTGCCGCTGCCGCGCATGAACTGGGCACACCCCTTGCCACGATCAAACTGGTCAGCACCGAACTGATCGACGATCTGGCCGACATGCCTCAGCAAAAAGAAGACGTTGAACTGATCCGCGATCAAACCGACCGTTGCCGCGATATCCTGCGGTCCATGGGCCAGATCGGCAAAGACGATCTGCACCTGCGTTACGCCCCCCTGTCCGCCGTGGTGGAAGAGGCCGCCGCCCCGCATATGAACCGTGGCAAGCCCGTCACCATTACCGTTCTACCGGACGAAGGCACCGCCGGTAGTGGCCAACCGGATGTGCGCCGCCAGCCCGAAATCATCCACGGGCTACGCAACCTGATCCAGAATGCTGTGGATTTTGCCAGCACCCGGGTCTGGGTCGATGTCCAATGGAGCGATAGCCGTATTGCCATCAAGATCATCGACGATGGCAAGGGATTCCCGCCGCACCTGATCCGCCGCATTGGCGACCCGTTCGTCCACACCCGCCGCCCCCCGGAAAACCAGCATAAACGCCCGGGTTACGAGGGCATGGGGCTGGGCCTGTTCATCGCCAAAACCCTGCTGGAACGCTCTGGCGCGGACCTTAGCTTTGCCAACGGTTGTGATCCCTTCCTCAGCAAAAGCGAACGCCCCGAACGCTGTGGTGCCATCGTGCAGGTGGTCTGGCCCCGCACCGTGATCAGCCGAAGCAAATCGCAAGCAAAACGCGATGTCGGGGAAAACCAGCCAATGCAGGTCTGA
- a CDS encoding SCO family protein: MRMFSAIAIAVVAALLGGLWYITATKNSGDIFAQCRVNGVAGGSSVIGGPFELVDETGKTVTDKDVITGPSLLYFGYTFCPDVCPLDNTRNAEAVTLLEEQGKIVTPIFISIDPERDTPEVVAEFTDIMHPRMIGLTGTPEQVKAASKAYRTYYKKQDEGDPEYYLMDHSTFTYLVLPKYGFVEFFKRDVSPDQMAERVGCFLDAAENAN; encoded by the coding sequence ATGCGTATGTTTTCAGCCATAGCGATTGCGGTAGTCGCCGCTTTGTTGGGCGGGTTGTGGTATATAACCGCCACCAAGAATTCCGGCGATATTTTCGCCCAGTGCCGTGTGAACGGTGTGGCTGGTGGATCCAGCGTGATTGGCGGGCCTTTTGAACTGGTGGATGAAACCGGCAAAACCGTGACGGACAAGGATGTGATCACCGGCCCGTCCCTGCTGTATTTCGGCTATACGTTCTGCCCCGATGTCTGCCCGCTGGACAACACCCGCAACGCCGAGGCTGTGACCCTTCTGGAAGAGCAGGGAAAGATTGTAACGCCGATTTTCATCTCGATTGATCCCGAACGTGACACCCCCGAAGTTGTGGCGGAATTCACCGATATCATGCACCCGCGCATGATTGGCCTGACCGGTACGCCCGAACAGGTCAAGGCAGCGTCCAAAGCTTATCGCACCTATTATAAAAAGCAGGATGAGGGCGATCCGGAATATTACCTGATGGACCATTCGACATTTACATATCTGGTGCTTCCGAAATACGGTTTTGTCGAGTTTTTCAAGCGTGATGTGTCACCTGATCAGATGGCCGAACGAGTTGGCTGTTTTCTGGACGCCGCCGAGAACGCAAATTGA
- a CDS encoding ActR/PrrA/RegA family redox response regulator transcription factor, whose protein sequence is MAEGDLSEIGEDKTLLLVDDDEPFLKRLARAMEKRGFAPEMASSVAAGKAIATARPPAYAVVDLRLEDGNGLDVVEVLREKRPDCRVVVLTGYGAIATAVAAVKIGAVDYLSKPADANDVTAALLAKPDELPPPPENPMSADRVRWEHIQRVYELCDRNVSETARRLNMHRRTLQRILAKRSPR, encoded by the coding sequence ATGGCCGAAGGTGATCTGAGCGAGATTGGCGAAGATAAAACGCTGCTTCTTGTTGATGACGACGAGCCGTTTCTAAAACGACTTGCCCGCGCAATGGAAAAGCGCGGCTTTGCGCCGGAAATGGCCAGTTCGGTTGCAGCCGGCAAGGCGATTGCCACGGCGCGCCCGCCGGCCTATGCGGTGGTTGATCTACGGCTCGAGGACGGTAACGGGCTGGATGTGGTCGAAGTGCTGCGCGAAAAGCGCCCCGATTGCCGGGTTGTGGTTCTGACGGGCTATGGCGCGATTGCAACAGCGGTTGCGGCTGTGAAAATCGGCGCGGTAGATTATCTGTCCAAACCCGCCGATGCCAATGACGTTACGGCGGCCCTGCTGGCCAAGCCAGACGAATTGCCCCCGCCCCCCGAAAACCCGATGTCGGCGGACCGCGTGCGCTGGGAACATATCCAGCGGGTGTACGAGTTGTGCGACCGGAATGTTTCCGAAACCGCGCGGCGCCTGAACATGCACCGCCGCACCCTGCAACGTATCCTCGCCAAACGCAGCCCGCGGTGA
- a CDS encoding GNAT family N-acetyltransferase — MIIRQATPDDAAEMAVLLNEIIRIGGTTAFQKEWTTEDMQGFIRKLQTTGCIHIARDRETDALLGYQSLEAYPDLPKTLGIIATFAKVGRTTRGIGTALFAATRQAAPALGFTELDATIRADNTGGLAYYSKMGFEDHSVAKAVPLDDGTLVDRFSKRLKL; from the coding sequence ATGATTATACGCCAAGCCACACCCGATGATGCCGCCGAAATGGCCGTGCTGTTGAATGAAATCATCCGCATCGGTGGCACAACCGCCTTTCAAAAAGAATGGACAACCGAGGATATGCAGGGGTTTATACGCAAACTGCAAACAACCGGCTGCATCCATATCGCGCGGGACCGCGAAACAGATGCCTTGCTGGGCTATCAATCGCTCGAGGCTTATCCCGATCTGCCCAAAACCCTTGGCATCATCGCCACCTTTGCAAAGGTCGGACGCACCACACGCGGCATCGGCACCGCCCTGTTCGCCGCCACCCGTCAGGCCGCGCCCGCGCTGGGTTTTACCGAGCTGGACGCCACCATCCGCGCCGACAATACCGGCGGGTTGGCCTATTATTCAAAGATGGGGTTTGAGGATCACTCGGTCGCCAAAGCGGTGCCGCTGGACGACGGGACATTGGTTGATAGGTTTAGTAAGCGGTTGAAATTGTAG
- a CDS encoding LysR family transcriptional regulator, with protein MDWRQIPSLSALRAFEATARLNSFSAAGRELNVTHAAIAQHVRGLEDFFAQGMIFRQGRKMELTPAGQRLATSLNEGFLTIQAGVNDLKAETDDRPLKIALTPTFAESWLMPRLGDFWADHPEIELALLPGRKLVDLRRDGVDLAIRYGNGVWAGYQSEYLTSAQFIVVASKDYIGDRNIRSLDDLKDAKWLIESDRREMMLWAAEQNFELEHLDTTEFPTATLVHLAARSGYGVAILTKAVVEHDLENNRLVKLFSAKSGSLGYYLVTRKEAMPDKLAVFIKWLKCCK; from the coding sequence ATGGACTGGCGCCAAATCCCATCCCTGTCGGCCCTGCGCGCATTCGAGGCCACCGCGCGGCTAAACAGTTTCAGCGCCGCAGGGCGCGAGCTGAATGTCACCCATGCCGCCATCGCCCAGCATGTGCGCGGGCTGGAAGATTTCTTTGCCCAAGGCATGATTTTCCGGCAGGGACGCAAGATGGAACTGACCCCCGCCGGCCAGCGCCTTGCCACATCCCTGAACGAAGGATTCCTGACCATTCAGGCCGGCGTGAATGACCTAAAAGCCGAAACCGATGACCGCCCTCTGAAAATCGCCCTGACCCCGACCTTTGCCGAAAGCTGGCTAATGCCGCGTCTTGGCGATTTCTGGGCGGACCATCCCGAGATAGAACTGGCCCTGCTGCCCGGCCGCAAGCTGGTCGATCTGCGCCGTGATGGCGTGGATCTGGCGATCCGCTATGGCAACGGGGTATGGGCGGGGTATCAAAGCGAATATCTGACCTCGGCGCAATTCATCGTGGTTGCCTCAAAGGACTATATCGGCGATCGGAATATCCGCAGTCTTGATGACCTGAAAGACGCCAAATGGCTGATCGAATCCGACCGGCGGGAAATGATGCTATGGGCCGCGGAACAGAATTTCGAACTGGAGCATCTGGACACAACCGAATTCCCGACCGCCACGCTGGTGCATCTTGCAGCACGATCCGGTTACGGTGTTGCGATATTGACCAAAGCGGTCGTGGAACATGATCTGGAAAACAACCGGCTGGTAAAGCTGTTCAGCGCAAAATCCGGCTCACTGGGCTATTATCTGGTCACCCGAAAAGAGGCGATGCCGGACAAGTTGGCGGTGTTTATCAAATGGCTGAAGTGCTGTAAGTAG
- a CDS encoding YfbR-like 5'-deoxynucleotidase, which yields MAQQPRAWQRMLSGRRLDLLDPTPMDIEVEDIAHGLAFVARWNGQTIGDYAYSVAEHSLLVEQIYALIQPKAPVKWRLAALLHDAPEYVIGDMISPVKSAVGPDYGLLDDRLTAAIHIRFGLPAALPVAVKKQIKKADKISAWLEATQIAGFTVEEADKLFGKPASDLVNGLRIHLRPPLAVRRDFTARHNELMRNL from the coding sequence ATGGCCCAACAACCCCGCGCATGGCAACGTATGCTTTCCGGTCGCCGGCTGGACCTGCTGGACCCGACCCCGATGGACATCGAAGTCGAGGACATCGCACACGGTCTGGCCTTTGTGGCGCGCTGGAATGGGCAAACCATCGGCGATTACGCCTATTCCGTGGCTGAACATTCGCTGCTGGTGGAACAAATTTACGCCCTGATCCAGCCCAAAGCACCGGTGAAATGGCGGCTGGCCGCGCTGCTGCATGACGCGCCGGAATATGTGATCGGGGATATGATTTCGCCAGTGAAATCCGCCGTTGGGCCGGATTATGGCCTGCTGGATGATCGCCTGACCGCTGCGATTCACATCCGCTTTGGCCTGCCTGCGGCATTGCCTGTTGCGGTGAAAAAGCAAATCAAGAAAGCCGACAAAATCAGCGCATGGCTGGAAGCGACCCAGATCGCCGGTTTTACAGTAGAAGAGGCGGACAAACTGTTCGGCAAGCCCGCCTCTGATCTTGTCAACGGATTGCGCATCCATTTGCGCCCACCGCTGGCCGTACGACGGGATTTTACCGCCCGTCACAACGAATTGATGCGCAATCTGTAG
- the ahcY gene encoding adenosylhomocysteinase → MATDYIVKDIELAAYGRKELDIAETEMPGLMALREEYGDSKPLKGARIAGSLHMTIQTAVLIETLVALGAEVRWASCNIFSTQDHAAAVIAAADIPVFAVKGQSLVEHWDYQDRIFLFEEGTCNLILDDGGDATLYILLGARAEAGETELLENPQSEEEEAIYAQIKKRMASSPGWFTAQRDAIKGVSEETTTGVHRLYELVKQGQLPFPAINVNDSVTKSKFDNKYGCKESLVDGIRRATDTMMAGKVAVVCGYGDVGKGSAASLSGAGARVKVTEVDPICALQAAMDGFEVVRLEDVVDSADIFVTTTGNKDVIRIEHMRAMKDMAIVGNIGHFDNEIQVAALKNHKWTNIKDQVDMIEMPSGNRIILLSEGRLLNLGNATGHPSFVMSASFTNQTLAQIELWTKGDEYKNDVYILPKHLDEKVARLHLARIGVNLSVLDKEQADYIGVSVDGPYKPEHYRY, encoded by the coding sequence ATGGCAACCGATTATATTGTAAAAGACATCGAACTGGCCGCATACGGCCGCAAGGAACTGGATATCGCCGAAACCGAAATGCCGGGCCTGATGGCGCTGCGCGAAGAATATGGCGACAGCAAGCCGCTGAAAGGCGCGCGGATTGCCGGTAGCCTGCATATGACCATCCAGACAGCGGTTCTGATCGAAACACTGGTGGCGCTCGGGGCCGAAGTGCGCTGGGCATCCTGCAACATCTTTTCTACGCAGGACCACGCGGCGGCTGTGATAGCGGCAGCGGACATTCCGGTTTTCGCCGTCAAAGGCCAGTCGCTGGTTGAACACTGGGATTATCAGGATCGTATCTTCCTGTTCGAAGAAGGCACTTGTAACCTGATTCTGGACGATGGTGGCGATGCCACCCTTTATATCTTGTTGGGCGCCCGCGCCGAAGCAGGCGAAACCGAATTGCTGGAAAACCCGCAGTCCGAAGAAGAAGAAGCCATCTATGCGCAGATCAAAAAGCGCATGGCCTCCAGCCCCGGGTGGTTTACTGCCCAGCGCGACGCGATCAAGGGTGTTTCCGAGGAAACCACAACCGGCGTTCACCGCCTGTATGAACTGGTAAAACAGGGTCAGCTGCCCTTCCCGGCGATCAACGTGAATGACTCGGTTACCAAATCGAAATTCGACAACAAATACGGCTGTAAGGAATCGTTGGTTGACGGTATTCGCCGCGCCACCGACACCATGATGGCCGGCAAGGTTGCCGTGGTTTGCGGTTATGGCGATGTTGGCAAAGGGTCCGCCGCGTCCCTGTCCGGTGCCGGTGCCCGCGTGAAAGTGACCGAAGTTGACCCGATCTGCGCCCTTCAGGCCGCGATGGACGGGTTCGAGGTGGTGCGTCTGGAAGATGTGGTCGACAGCGCCGACATCTTTGTCACCACCACCGGCAACAAGGACGTGATCCGCATCGAGCATATGCGGGCGATGAAGGACATGGCGATTGTCGGCAACATCGGCCACTTTGACAACGAAATCCAGGTTGCCGCGCTGAAAAACCACAAATGGACCAACATCAAGGATCAGGTGGATATGATCGAAATGCCATCCGGCAACCGTATCATTCTGCTGTCCGAGGGTCGTCTGCTGAACCTTGGCAATGCCACCGGTCACCCCAGCTTCGTGATGTCCGCGTCCTTTACCAACCAGACGCTGGCCCAGATCGAACTGTGGACCAAAGGCGACGAGTACAAGAACGACGTTTACATCCTGCCCAAGCATCTCGATGAAAAAGTTGCCCGTCTGCACCTTGCCCGCATCGGCGTGAATCTGTCGGTTCTGGACAAAGAGCAAGCGGATTATATCGGCGTATCGGTTGATGGCCCTTACAAGCCGGAACACTACCGCTACTAA
- a CDS encoding porin family protein, with translation MKHIKSAALAIALLMPATVMAQDWGGFYGGLQIGRGDFGLDGTATTTDNTYGVFGGYNQDFGSYVLGLELEAEGSNITTSGGTDLDSQYGAKARAGYKVGNGLIFATLGYAVIDTSNLGTGRGATYGIGYDHTITDRMFFGIEYQRHDIGNLSGAIPDAELDQVSVRAGFRF, from the coding sequence ATGAAACACATAAAATCGGCAGCCCTCGCAATTGCCCTTCTGATGCCTGCGACTGTTATGGCACAGGACTGGGGCGGCTTTTACGGCGGCCTGCAAATCGGTCGCGGAGATTTCGGACTGGATGGCACGGCAACCACGACAGATAACACATATGGTGTTTTTGGCGGCTATAATCAGGATTTCGGAAGCTATGTTCTGGGTCTGGAACTGGAAGCCGAAGGCTCCAACATCACGACCTCTGGCGGCACCGATCTGGACAGTCAATACGGCGCCAAGGCCCGCGCCGGTTACAAGGTTGGCAACGGGTTGATTTTCGCAACGCTTGGTTACGCGGTTATCGACACATCCAATCTGGGGACTGGCCGCGGTGCGACCTATGGGATTGGTTATGATCATACCATAACAGACAGGATGTTTTTCGGTATTGAATACCAGCGCCATGATATTGGTAATCTTTCCGGTGCAATTCCCGATGCCGAGCTGGATCAGGTTTCCGTAAGGGCAGGTTTCCGCTTCTAG
- a CDS encoding DUF2853 family protein: protein MGKRDDLIAQYADDLKNKCGMTPDMDLLTKVTIGCGPAIYNADASTVAGSDKSELETVKNNFLMKKLGLSDSPALMEAIDSVIETYGRSERNKYRAVVYYMLTKHFGKESVYG from the coding sequence ATGGGTAAAAGAGACGACCTGATCGCGCAGTATGCAGATGATCTGAAAAACAAATGCGGCATGACACCTGACATGGATCTGCTGACAAAAGTAACCATCGGCTGTGGCCCAGCAATTTATAATGCCGATGCCTCGACTGTTGCAGGCAGCGACAAATCCGAGCTGGAAACAGTCAAGAACAACTTTCTGATGAAGAAGTTGGGACTGTCCGACAGCCCCGCACTGATGGAAGCAATCGATTCCGTGATTGAAACGTATGGCCGCTCCGAGCGCAACAAATACCGCGCTGTAGTTTACTATATGCTGACCAAGCATTTTGGCAAAGAGTCCGTATACGGTTAA
- a CDS encoding DUF302 domain-containing protein: MTFIRNILALLGVVAIGLAVWLGPALYKYKTAFDGFDDQAFDTYKGMMDRLAETGNGAAATVWKAKVAEGLTFEDVDQSIKQVAIDRNIRGVGELPLGDQVAAMKGTSWRKLNIYLYCNPLTAAKMIEHDLAYAAYLPCRVSLVEDETGQLWIYTLDMDMMIYGGKTLPPELLKEALEVKDIMQDILTRAAEGDF, from the coding sequence ATGACATTTATCCGCAACATTCTTGCCCTTCTGGGGGTTGTCGCCATCGGGCTTGCTGTCTGGCTGGGGCCGGCGCTGTATAAATACAAAACCGCCTTTGACGGGTTCGACGATCAGGCGTTTGACACCTACAAAGGCATGATGGACCGGCTGGCCGAAACCGGCAACGGTGCCGCCGCGACGGTTTGGAAGGCCAAGGTGGCCGAGGGTCTGACCTTTGAGGATGTGGACCAGTCGATCAAACAAGTGGCGATTGACCGGAATATCCGTGGCGTTGGTGAACTGCCGCTGGGCGATCAGGTGGCTGCGATGAAAGGCACATCTTGGCGCAAACTGAATATCTATCTGTATTGCAACCCGCTGACCGCCGCCAAGATGATCGAACATGATCTGGCCTATGCCGCCTATCTGCCCTGTCGTGTGTCACTGGTCGAGGATGAAACAGGCCAACTATGGATATACACGCTGGATATGGACATGATGATCTATGGCGGCAAAACCCTGCCACCGGAACTGCTGAAAGAAGCGCTGGAAGTCAAAGACATCATGCAAGACATCCTGACCCGCGCCGCAGAAGGTGATTTCTAA
- a CDS encoding EVE domain-containing protein, with translation MSYWLFKSEASTWSWEDQLAKGEEGEEWDGVRNYQARNFMRQMQVGDLGFFYLSQKDKMIVGIVEVIAEAHQDSTTDDPRWECVDIKAVKTLPNPVTLQMCKDDPRLADMVLVRNSRLSVQPVTPEEWRIVCELGGLEEKF, from the coding sequence ATGTCCTATTGGTTGTTCAAATCCGAGGCCTCGACCTGGAGCTGGGAAGACCAGTTGGCCAAAGGCGAGGAAGGAGAAGAATGGGATGGCGTGCGCAATTATCAGGCACGCAATTTCATGCGGCAGATGCAGGTGGGGGATTTGGGGTTTTTCTACCTGTCACAAAAGGACAAGATGATCGTCGGCATTGTCGAAGTGATCGCCGAGGCGCATCAGGACAGCACCACGGATGATCCGCGCTGGGAATGTGTGGACATCAAAGCGGTGAAAACATTGCCAAACCCTGTCACCCTGCAAATGTGCAAGGATGACCCGCGACTTGCCGATATGGTGCTGGTCAGGAATTCCCGCCTTTCTGTGCAGCCGGTCACACCCGAAGAATGGCGCATTGTTTGCGAACTTGGCGGACTTGAAGAAAAATTCTGA
- a CDS encoding YciI family protein, translating into MLVCLIAIDKPDALQIRMDNREAHLAYVAETGVVDLAGPFLDADGNMCGSLLILNVGNMSEAETWAENDPYAKTGLFQSTTLREWKKVIG; encoded by the coding sequence ATGCTTGTTTGCCTGATCGCCATCGACAAACCCGACGCCCTACAGATCCGTATGGACAACCGCGAAGCACACCTTGCCTATGTTGCGGAAACCGGTGTCGTGGACCTTGCCGGCCCGTTTCTGGATGCGGATGGCAACATGTGCGGCTCGCTGCTGATCCTGAACGTCGGCAATATGTCCGAGGCCGAAACATGGGCCGAAAATGACCCCTACGCCAAGACGGGGTTGTTTCAATCTACCACCCTGCGCGAATGGAAAAAGGTGATTGGCTGA